AAGCCAAGCGACGCGGGCGGCAAAAGTGACGACCGGGCCGACGGACCCCACAAGGCAGGTGTCGGACCGGCCCGCCCTGAATACAATAAACGGGGACCGGGAGTGCGACACGAAATGTACCGGTCGCCGTGGTGGGCTTGGTCGACAAGGACGGTTTTGAACCCAAGACGAGGCTGTCGCGATGCGGTCTCTGCGGGCGCCTGACCCGTAGCGAACTGACCTTGAACGGTTATGATCTTTGTCGTCGCTGCGAGCGGCGGCTGGTCGCCCTCTTCCCCGGCGA
This genomic window from Bacillota bacterium contains:
- a CDS encoding sigma factor G inhibitor Gin; translated protein: MVDKDGFEPKTRLSRCGLCGRLTRSELTLNGYDLCRRCERRLVALFPGDTGYEELRRRMKRLIFG